From a single Solanum dulcamara chromosome 4, daSolDulc1.2, whole genome shotgun sequence genomic region:
- the LOC129887186 gene encoding glutamine synthetase leaf isozyme, chloroplastic: MAQILAPSAQWQMRMTKSSTDASPLTSKMWSSVVLKQNKRLAVKSAAKFRVFALQSDNSTVNRVEQLLNLDVTPYTDKIIAEYIWIGGTGIDMRSKSRTISKPVKDASDLPKWNYDGSSTGQAPGEDSEVILYPQAIFKDPFRGGNNILVICDAYTPAGEPIPTNKRHKAAQIFSDPKVAAQVPWFGIEQEYTLLQPNVNWPLGWPVGAYPGPQGPYYCGAGADKSFGRDISDAHYKACLYAGINISGTNGEVMPGQWEFQVGPSVGIEGGDHIWCARYILERITEQAGVVLSLDPKPIEGDWNGAGCHTNYSTLSMREEGGFEVIKKAILNLSLRHKEHISAYGEGNERRLTGKHETASIDQFSWGVANRGCSIRVGRETEKEGKGYLEDRRPASNMDPYVVTGLLAETTILWEPTLEAEALAAQKISLKV; encoded by the exons ATGGCTCAGATCCTGGCTCCATCTGCACAATGGCAGATGAGAATGACAAAGAGCTCAACAGATGCGAGTCCATTGACTTCAAAGATGTGGAGCTCTGTGGTGCTGAAGCAGAATAAAAGACTTGCTGTTAAAAGCGCTGCCAAATTTAGAGTTTTTGCCCTCCAGTCTGACAATAGCACTGTGAACAGAGTGGAACAGCTGCTCAACTTGGACGTAACTCCATACACTGATAAGATCATTGCTGAATATATTTG GATCGGAGGGACTGGAATTGACATGCGCAGTAAATCAAGG ACTATTTCAAAGCCAGTCAAGGATGCTTCTGATCTCCCAAAGTGGAACTACGATGGATCAAGTACCGGACAAGCACCTGGAGAGGACAGTGAAGTCATTCTATA TCCTCAGGCTATATTCAAAGATCCTTTCCGTGGTGGTAACAACATCTTG GTTATCTGTGATGCCTACACACCAGCTGGAGAGCCAATTCCTACAAACAAACGCCATAAAGCTGCTCAGATTTTTAGCGACCCAAAAGTTGCAGCTCAAGTTCCATG GTTTGGAATAGAACAAGAGTACACCTTACTCCAGCCAAATGTAAACTGGCCGTTAGGTTGGCCTGTTGGAGCCTACCCCGGACCTCAG GGTCCTTACTATTGTGGTGCTGGAGCGGATAAGTCATTTGGCCGAGATATATCAGATGCTCACTACAAGGCTTGCCTGTATGCTGGAATTAACATTAGTGGTACTAACGGAGAGGTTATGCCAGGACAG TGGGAATTTCAAGTAGGTCCTAGTGTGGGGATTGAAGGTGGAGATCATATCTGGTGTGCTAGATACATCCTTGAG AGAATTACTGAACAAGCAGGGGTTGTTCTCTCACTCGATCCAAAACCAATTGAG GGTGACTGGAACGGTGCAGGATGCCACACTAACTACAG TACACTAAGTATGAGAGAAGAGGGAGGCTTTGAAGTAATAAAGAAAGCAATTCTGAATCTATCCCTTCGCCACAAGGAACATATAAGTGCTTATGGAGAAGGAAATGAGAGAAGGTTGACCGGAAAGCATGAAACTGCAAGTATTGACCAATTTTCATGG GGAGTTGCTAACCGTGGTTGCTCAATCCGTGTGGGACGTGAAACTGAGAAGGAAGGCAAAG GTTATTTGGAGGACCGTCGCCCAGCTTCAAACATGGACCCCTATGTTGTGACCGGATTACTTGCTGAAACTACTATACTGTGGGAGCCAACACTTGAGGCTGAAGCTCTTGCTGCCCAAAAGATCTCATTGAAGGTTTAG
- the LOC129887187 gene encoding membrane protein PM19L codes for MASGAGKSAAFMLLILNVLLYFIVTVISGWAVNHAIERSHETASTLSIPAKIFPVFFPFGNMATCFLIIFSLIAGVVGFITSLTGIHNVIQWNAPNLHAAAFSSLTTWLLTLLAMGLACKEIDKRWTDSNLRTLETILIILGGTQMFCTAAIHAGIEDVITREV; via the exons ATGGCTTCAGGGGCAGGCAAATCAGCAGCCTTTATGCTTTTGATCCTTAATGTTTTACTTTACTTCATTGTTACTGTAATTTCTGGCTGGGCCGTCAATCATGCCATAGAGAGATCCCACGAAACAG CATCAACTCTGTCAATCCCAGCTAAGATCTTTCCTGTATTCTTTCCTTTTGGGAATATGGCAACTTGTTTTCTCATCATATTTTCACTTATTGCTGGAGTTGTGGGCTTCATTACCTCACTCACTGGAATTCACAATGTGATACAATGGAATGCCCCAAATTTACATGCAGCTGCTTTCTCTTCTCTCACCACTTGGCTACTCACTTTACTTGCTATGGG GTTGGCTTGTAAGGAGATTGATAAGAGGTGGACTGACTCAAACTTG AGGACCTTGGAGACCATATTGATAATATTGGGAGGGACACAAATGTTTTGCACAGCTGCAATTCATGCTGGAATTGAAGATGTTATTACAAGAGAGGTTTAA